A window of the Radiobacillus deserti genome harbors these coding sequences:
- a CDS encoding GNAT family N-acetyltransferase, which produces MNSDYFIFDSMPDTDVLDGIIELHKAIFDTSDDLINKMASKPKLLVIAAMNGTKVIGYKIGYELDKNKFYSWLGGVDTFYRKHGIASELMDRQHQYLKEIGYSIVQTKTMNKWRNMLVLNIKNGFDVIDTYTDKKGRHKIILEKKLL; this is translated from the coding sequence TTGAATTCTGATTACTTCATTTTTGATTCAATGCCAGATACAGATGTTTTAGATGGAATTATAGAACTACATAAAGCTATTTTTGATACTTCTGATGATTTAATTAACAAAATGGCAAGCAAACCCAAATTGTTGGTGATTGCTGCGATGAATGGTACGAAAGTTATTGGATATAAGATTGGATACGAACTTGATAAAAATAAATTTTATAGTTGGTTAGGTGGGGTGGATACTTTTTACAGAAAACACGGTATTGCTTCTGAGTTAATGGATAGACAACATCAATATTTAAAGGAAATTGGATATAGTATTGTTCAAACAAAAACAATGAATAAATGGCGTAATATGTTAGTCTTGAATATAAAAAATGGGTTTGATGTCATTGATACTTATACTGACAAAAAAGGACGACATAAAATAATTCTTGAAAAGAAATTACTCTAA
- a CDS encoding alpha-glycosidase yields MFKEAVYHRPKNNYAYAYDQETLHIRLRTKKDDVQEVILISGDPYHWIDGKWQTNRLEMNKSGSDELFDYWFCELRPSQRRLRYCFELNDGKEKITYTEKGFFETPPIHDTKFHFCFPFLNSIDVFDAPDWVRDTVWYQIFPERFANGDKENDPHGVLPWASQDPTQDSFFGGDFQGVMDHLDYLENLGINGIYFTPIFKAHSNHKYDTIDYMEIDPQFGDKETFRTLVKECHKRGIRVMLDAVFNHSGFYFEPFQDVIKKEHDSKYKDWFHLREFPLKTEGIPNYDTFGFVASMPKLNTENPEVKAYLLKVATYWVKEFDIDGWRLDVANEVDHSFWREFRNAVKTVKPDTYILGEIWHDSIPWLQGDQFDAVMNYPFTDASIDYFAQNKINTKQFSNVITNVLHMYPETVNQVSFNLLDSHDTPRILTLADNNKDRVRLLYLFQLSFIGTPCIYYGDEIGMTGGEDPGCRKCMDWDSSNQDQQLFSFVQQLISFRKSIPAFGNRGKLQFINDDNSPNSLVYEKTTDEEKVIIIINNDHKSNKVRVPKLANKSCKELFSQSEQTFGDDVTIELAPFGYLAYHIV; encoded by the coding sequence ATGTTTAAAGAAGCTGTTTATCACAGACCAAAAAACAATTATGCTTATGCGTATGATCAAGAAACCTTACACATTCGCTTGAGAACAAAGAAAGATGATGTACAGGAAGTTATACTTATCTCGGGTGATCCTTATCATTGGATCGACGGGAAATGGCAGACAAATAGACTAGAAATGAACAAATCTGGAAGCGATGAACTATTTGATTACTGGTTCTGTGAATTACGACCATCACAACGCAGACTCAGATATTGTTTTGAACTTAATGATGGAAAGGAAAAAATAACTTATACCGAAAAAGGGTTCTTTGAAACCCCGCCGATTCACGATACGAAATTTCATTTTTGTTTCCCTTTCTTAAATTCTATCGATGTATTCGATGCACCGGACTGGGTTCGTGATACTGTGTGGTATCAAATATTCCCAGAACGTTTTGCTAACGGGGATAAAGAAAACGACCCGCATGGTGTGCTTCCTTGGGCGAGTCAGGATCCAACCCAAGATTCGTTTTTCGGTGGGGATTTCCAAGGCGTAATGGATCACCTAGATTACTTAGAAAATTTGGGGATTAACGGAATTTATTTCACCCCAATCTTCAAGGCTCACTCTAACCATAAATATGACACCATTGATTATATGGAAATTGATCCGCAATTTGGGGATAAGGAAACATTCCGAACACTAGTAAAGGAATGTCATAAACGAGGAATTCGCGTGATGCTGGATGCTGTCTTTAATCATAGCGGTTTTTACTTTGAACCATTTCAAGATGTAATAAAGAAGGAACACGATTCTAAATACAAAGACTGGTTCCATTTGAGAGAATTTCCATTAAAAACAGAAGGAATCCCTAATTATGATACGTTTGGATTCGTTGCTTCCATGCCAAAGCTTAATACAGAGAATCCAGAAGTTAAAGCATATTTATTAAAGGTTGCGACATATTGGGTCAAAGAATTCGACATCGATGGCTGGCGATTAGATGTAGCTAACGAAGTTGACCATTCCTTTTGGAGGGAATTTAGAAATGCTGTGAAAACTGTGAAACCAGATACCTATATACTGGGAGAAATCTGGCACGATTCTATCCCTTGGTTACAAGGAGATCAGTTCGATGCGGTAATGAATTATCCATTTACGGATGCATCTATCGATTACTTTGCACAAAATAAAATAAATACGAAACAGTTTTCAAATGTCATCACAAACGTCCTTCATATGTATCCAGAAACAGTTAACCAAGTGTCGTTTAATTTACTGGATAGCCATGATACACCAAGAATTCTGACTCTAGCTGACAACAACAAAGATAGGGTCAGGTTACTATACTTGTTCCAATTATCCTTTATTGGTACACCTTGTATATATTATGGAGATGAGATTGGAATGACTGGTGGTGAAGACCCAGGCTGTAGAAAGTGTATGGATTGGGATTCATCGAATCAAGATCAGCAGTTATTCTCCTTTGTTCAGCAGCTGATCTCCTTTAGAAAGAGTATTCCTGCCTTTGGCAATCGCGGAAAGCTTCAATTCATAAATGATGACAACAGCCCAAATTCGTTAGTCTATGAAAAGACAACAGATGAAGAAAAAGTTATTATCATCATAAACAATGATCATAAATCAAATAAAGTAAGAGTACCAAAATTAGCAAACAAAAGCTGCAAAGAGCTGTTCAGTCAAAGTGAACAAACCTTCGGAGACGATGTCACCATAGAATTAGCACCATTTGGCTATTTGGCTTATCATATTGTGTAA
- a CDS encoding Lrp/AsnC family transcriptional regulator, translating to MKLDDTDQKILQMLIEDGRISYTDIGKELNISRVAVRSRVHQMMEEGIIEKFSCVVNSEKVGKNVSAFFEVDCEPSSLVKVAENLANNPFVASCYQMTGPSTLHMHVLVNDFPQLESFINNELYALEGISRVESHILLRRFKSRTGLKL from the coding sequence ATGAAATTAGATGACACAGATCAAAAAATCCTTCAAATGTTAATAGAGGATGGAAGAATTTCTTATACAGATATTGGAAAGGAATTAAATATTTCTCGTGTTGCAGTTCGAAGTAGGGTCCATCAAATGATGGAAGAGGGAATTATCGAGAAATTTTCTTGTGTAGTCAACAGTGAGAAAGTTGGTAAAAATGTCTCTGCGTTCTTTGAAGTAGACTGTGAACCATCTAGTCTAGTAAAAGTAGCAGAGAATCTAGCAAATAATCCTTTTGTTGCCAGCTGCTATCAGATGACAGGTCCCAGTACACTACATATGCATGTGCTTGTCAACGATTTCCCGCAGCTCGAGTCATTCATTAATAACGAATTATATGCGCTTGAAGGGATTTCAAGAGTGGAGAGTCACATTCTGTTAAGAAGGTTTAAAAGTAGAACAGGACTTAAATTATAA
- a CDS encoding ABC transporter permease produces MIGLVTRRFMQLIFLLVGISFLVFMSMYLAPGDPATIIGGPTASQSDLEAIREDLGLNRPVLVQYVDYMKGVLQGDLGYSFQTNQSVSDAIITRFPNTLNLAIASMIVAVIIGVTAGIISAIKQNSWFDVSSTTFALAGISIPNFWLGTMLILLFSVTLRWLPVGGLSAPFYTIEGMKQLILPAITLGTASAAMIARMARSTMLEVIRADYIRTAKAKGVRQRGVIWIHALRNAMIPVITVIGVNFGGLLGGTIITEQVFAINGVGRLMIDAIAARDFPMVQGTVLLVAGLFVLVNLIVDIVYAIIDPRISYD; encoded by the coding sequence ATGATAGGTCTAGTCACCCGTCGTTTTATGCAGCTCATATTCCTCTTAGTTGGGATATCCTTTCTAGTATTTATGAGTATGTATCTCGCACCGGGGGATCCGGCAACAATAATCGGTGGTCCAACCGCAAGTCAATCTGATTTAGAAGCTATTCGTGAGGACTTAGGTCTAAATCGACCAGTTCTAGTACAATATGTTGATTACATGAAAGGGGTTCTGCAAGGAGATTTAGGATATTCCTTCCAGACTAATCAATCCGTATCGGATGCGATTATCACTAGATTTCCTAACACACTAAATCTTGCAATAGCGAGTATGATTGTTGCAGTTATTATTGGGGTGACAGCAGGGATCATCTCAGCAATCAAACAAAATTCTTGGTTTGATGTTTCAAGTACAACATTTGCTCTTGCAGGGATTTCCATTCCGAACTTCTGGTTAGGAACAATGTTAATCCTACTATTCTCAGTAACACTCAGATGGTTACCTGTAGGAGGGTTAAGTGCTCCGTTCTACACCATTGAAGGAATGAAGCAGTTAATCCTACCAGCCATTACACTGGGGACTGCATCAGCTGCCATGATTGCTAGAATGGCGAGATCGACAATGCTTGAGGTAATCCGAGCAGATTATATCCGGACAGCGAAAGCAAAAGGGGTAAGACAACGTGGTGTCATTTGGATTCACGCATTACGTAATGCAATGATTCCTGTTATTACTGTCATTGGTGTTAACTTTGGTGGTCTTTTAGGTGGAACGATTATTACCGAGCAGGTATTTGCAATTAATGGTGTTGGAAGATTAATGATTGATGCCATTGCCGCAAGGGACTTCCCAATGGTTCAAGGAACAGTATTGTTAGTAGCGGGATTATTTGTTCTAGTGAACTTAATTGTTGATATTGTTTATGCGATTATTGATCCAAGGATTAGTTACGATTAG
- a CDS encoding HIT domain-containing protein, with the protein MTEDFYCDEVLSGKTQVNIVLETENVLAYHHTRPFWPVHIVAIPKKHIPSLIRLEESDNELLLELLGVIKKVANIVTEENGACRVITNLGEYQDSKHLHWHIVSGEQLT; encoded by the coding sequence ATGACAGAAGATTTTTATTGTGATGAAGTATTAAGTGGTAAAACCCAAGTCAATATAGTGTTGGAAACAGAAAATGTCTTAGCCTATCATCATACAAGACCCTTTTGGCCAGTACATATTGTTGCAATACCGAAGAAGCATATTCCTTCTTTAATTAGATTGGAAGAAAGTGATAACGAATTACTATTAGAACTATTGGGAGTAATTAAAAAGGTTGCGAATATAGTTACCGAGGAAAATGGAGCATGTAGAGTTATTACCAACTTAGGGGAATATCAGGACTCCAAACATTTACATTGGCATATAGTCTCTGGAGAACAGTTGACATAG
- a CDS encoding LacI family DNA-binding transcriptional regulator, which translates to MAVTIKDVAKAAGVAPSTVSRVLADNPRISAETKKRVKKAMKDLGYHPNINARNLAVRSTKAIGVIMPSSADKALQNPFFPEVLRGISSVAHDMEYSLYVSTGANEDEIVEEVKRMIHGNRVDGVILLYSRVNDDVLDYLLEKEFPFVVVGKPYRDESEITYVDNNNVRAGYEITKHLIELGHEYIGFIGGSTDLVVTLDRLNGFNSAILEAGLPNVDEYKVHTEFSKSGGRDAVEHLFTLDIPPTALVITDDLMSLGVITMLEEFGYSVPKDVSITSFNNVYLSEITRPPLTTVDIKIYELGTNSAKNLIELTQNKNELAKRIIVPYQINYRQSTAKRESL; encoded by the coding sequence ATGGCAGTTACAATAAAGGATGTTGCAAAAGCAGCGGGAGTTGCTCCTTCAACAGTTTCTAGAGTTTTGGCAGACAATCCAAGAATTAGCGCAGAAACAAAAAAACGAGTGAAGAAAGCAATGAAGGACTTAGGCTATCACCCTAATATAAATGCAAGAAATTTAGCTGTCCGTTCGACGAAGGCAATTGGAGTAATTATGCCGTCATCAGCAGACAAGGCTTTACAGAATCCCTTTTTTCCAGAGGTGTTGAGGGGGATTAGTTCTGTCGCTCATGATATGGAATATTCACTCTATGTTTCTACAGGTGCCAATGAGGATGAAATTGTAGAAGAAGTGAAAAGAATGATACACGGAAATAGAGTAGATGGTGTAATCCTGCTTTATTCCCGCGTGAATGATGACGTATTAGATTACCTTCTTGAAAAAGAGTTCCCTTTTGTCGTGGTGGGAAAGCCGTATCGAGACGAAAGTGAAATAACCTATGTAGATAATAATAATGTGAGAGCAGGCTATGAAATAACCAAGCACTTAATAGAACTTGGCCATGAATATATTGGATTTATAGGTGGTTCAACAGACTTGGTCGTTACACTAGACCGGTTAAATGGCTTCAATTCGGCGATTTTAGAAGCGGGACTTCCGAACGTAGATGAATATAAGGTTCATACGGAGTTTTCTAAATCAGGCGGAAGAGATGCAGTGGAACATCTATTTACACTAGACATTCCTCCAACTGCTTTAGTTATTACCGATGACCTGATGAGTTTAGGTGTTATTACGATGCTTGAGGAGTTTGGTTACTCTGTACCAAAAGACGTATCGATAACGAGCTTTAACAATGTATATCTTTCTGAAATTACTAGGCCACCGCTGACAACGGTAGATATAAAGATTTACGAATTAGGGACCAATTCAGCTAAGAATCTTATTGAACTCACGCAAAATAAAAATGAATTAGCAAAAAGAATTATTGTGCCTTATCAGATTAACTACCGCCAATCAACAGCAAAAAGAGAAAGTCTTTAA
- a CDS encoding sugar ABC transporter substrate-binding protein: MVKKCLFTLLLLTTLFALVACAPDRPEEGKSENKDSGETNEKPDELTIWANDEEKHLEAVKSFAAKYEEKEGIKVNVVAKSMLDQLQELSLAGPEGKGPDLFLQPHDQIGNIVAQGLAEPLSLTEEEKSGYSKAAIDAVTYEYDGETNVYGAPAVIETYGIYYNTDIVKEAPKTIEDLQAILENYTDQSKDQYGFLMKPNDIYFAYPFFKNYGGYIFGGEPGEYDVTDIGLANEGAVKGGELFQSFFGKGKIPTSTTVDVVDGLFTEGKVGAVINGPWSIATYKEALGDKLKTAPFPDINGKPSSTFVGVKTWMVSYYSEHKDWAKDLALFITNEENLQEYFETAGELPPNTKALESIDDPIYEAFAEQIKSGVPMPSTPQMSQVWEPANNALQFIAEGEDVKPVLEEAVEQIKTKIEASGGTGQ; the protein is encoded by the coding sequence ATGGTAAAGAAGTGTCTTTTTACATTGCTACTTCTAACAACTCTGTTTGCATTAGTAGCATGTGCTCCTGATCGTCCAGAAGAGGGTAAGAGTGAAAATAAAGACTCTGGAGAAACAAATGAGAAGCCTGATGAATTAACAATATGGGCTAATGATGAAGAGAAGCATTTAGAGGCTGTCAAATCATTTGCTGCAAAGTATGAAGAAAAAGAAGGTATTAAAGTCAATGTTGTAGCGAAGTCGATGCTAGACCAGCTACAAGAATTATCATTAGCAGGACCAGAAGGAAAAGGTCCAGACTTGTTCTTACAACCACATGATCAAATTGGAAACATTGTTGCACAGGGATTAGCAGAACCACTAAGCTTAACTGAAGAAGAGAAAAGTGGGTACAGTAAAGCTGCAATAGATGCTGTAACGTATGAATACGACGGTGAAACAAACGTGTATGGTGCACCAGCAGTTATTGAGACTTATGGTATTTACTACAATACAGATATTGTTAAGGAAGCACCTAAAACGATTGAAGATCTACAAGCAATTCTTGAAAACTATACAGATCAATCAAAAGACCAATACGGGTTCTTGATGAAGCCGAACGATATCTATTTTGCATACCCATTCTTTAAGAACTATGGTGGATATATCTTTGGTGGTGAGCCTGGTGAGTATGATGTTACAGACATCGGCCTTGCCAACGAAGGCGCTGTGAAAGGTGGGGAGCTATTCCAATCATTCTTTGGAAAAGGTAAGATCCCAACATCAACTACTGTGGACGTTGTAGATGGTCTATTTACAGAAGGTAAGGTCGGTGCAGTAATCAATGGACCTTGGAGTATTGCTACTTATAAAGAAGCGTTAGGTGACAAATTAAAGACTGCGCCTTTCCCAGATATCAACGGTAAACCAAGCTCTACTTTTGTAGGGGTAAAAACATGGATGGTTTCCTATTACTCGGAGCATAAGGATTGGGCGAAAGACCTAGCACTGTTCATTACTAATGAAGAAAATCTTCAAGAGTATTTTGAGACAGCAGGAGAGCTACCGCCAAATACGAAAGCATTAGAATCAATTGATGATCCAATTTATGAAGCGTTTGCTGAACAAATTAAGTCTGGTGTCCCTATGCCAAGTACACCTCAAATGTCGCAAGTATGGGAACCTGCAAACAATGCACTTCAGTTTATTGCTGAGGGTGAAGATGTGAAGCCAGTGCTTGAAGAAGCAGTGGAACAAATCAAAACAAAAATTGAAGCCAGTGGAGGAACTGGACAATAA
- a CDS encoding alpha-amylase family glycosyl hydrolase produces MHSIRLVKLAISLVLFLTLVIVPTTIHAEVGPNNDVNYSTDVIYQIVTDRFNDGDPTNNPTGDNYSADCSNLQLYCGGDWQGIIKKIQDGYLTNMGVTALWISQPVENVYAVHTDGYASYHGYWARDYKKTNPYFGDFSDFDQLIDVAHRNGMKVIIDFTPNHSSPALETKPGYVENGAIYDNGNLLASYSNDPLNLFHHYGGTDFSSFEDSIYRNLYDLTDYNLNNQVINHYLKESIKLWLDKGIDGIRVDAVKHMPMGFQKSLMDEIYNHRPVFTFGEWFLGTNEVDSKNHYFANESGMSLLDFRFGQTLREVLRDGTDDWYGFNNMIQSTASAYDEVIDQVTFIDNHDMGRFSVEGNATRQTDLALAVLLTSRGVPTIYYGTEQYLTGSGDPTNRKPMYSFDKSTTAYKIISKLAPLRKQNPALAYGNTTERWVNSDVYIYERKFGNNVVVTAINRGYTDYEITGLQTSLPGGPYSDQLGQLLGGNEIHVNSSGSVSSFNLGAREAAVWEYTETSTTPQIGHVGPVMGQVGHTITINGEGFGATEGQVHLGSESATIVTWNDKEVQFTVPEVMAGKYDVTLTTADGAISNKFSNFEVLTNEQVSVRFVVNNANTELGSNIYLVGNVHELGNWDPNKAIGPFFNQVVYKYPNWYYDVSVPADTNLEFKFIKKDSVGNVVWESGINHVYRTPASGTSTISVDWQ; encoded by the coding sequence ATGCATTCTATTAGACTCGTAAAATTAGCCATTTCACTTGTATTGTTTTTAACATTGGTCATTGTTCCGACGACCATACATGCAGAAGTTGGACCTAATAACGACGTCAATTATTCTACTGATGTGATTTACCAAATCGTGACAGACCGCTTTAATGACGGGGATCCAACCAACAACCCAACAGGAGATAACTACAGTGCAGATTGTTCTAACCTCCAGTTATATTGTGGTGGAGATTGGCAAGGGATAATCAAGAAAATCCAGGACGGCTATCTAACCAACATGGGCGTTACTGCTCTTTGGATTTCTCAACCTGTAGAAAATGTTTACGCTGTACACACAGATGGCTATGCTTCCTATCATGGGTATTGGGCAAGAGATTATAAAAAGACAAACCCATATTTCGGGGATTTCTCTGACTTTGATCAGCTGATCGATGTTGCTCATAGGAATGGAATGAAGGTAATCATTGATTTCACCCCAAATCATTCATCACCAGCTTTAGAAACTAAGCCAGGTTATGTGGAAAATGGTGCAATCTATGACAATGGAAACCTACTTGCTTCCTATTCGAACGATCCATTGAACCTATTTCATCACTATGGTGGTACCGACTTTTCTTCTTTTGAAGACTCAATTTATAGAAACTTGTATGACTTAACTGATTATAACTTGAATAATCAAGTAATCAACCATTACCTAAAGGAATCAATCAAATTGTGGCTCGATAAAGGGATCGATGGAATCCGTGTGGATGCAGTAAAGCATATGCCAATGGGTTTTCAAAAATCCTTAATGGATGAGATTTATAACCATCGACCTGTATTTACATTTGGAGAGTGGTTCCTAGGTACAAATGAAGTAGATAGTAAAAACCACTACTTCGCTAATGAAAGCGGAATGAGTTTACTAGATTTTAGATTTGGACAAACGCTGAGAGAAGTTTTGCGTGATGGAACAGATGATTGGTATGGCTTTAATAATATGATTCAATCGACAGCATCTGCTTATGATGAGGTCATTGACCAGGTTACCTTTATTGATAATCATGATATGGGCCGTTTCTCTGTAGAAGGAAATGCTACTAGACAAACTGATTTGGCTTTAGCCGTCTTACTAACATCGCGTGGAGTACCTACTATCTATTATGGAACAGAACAGTATCTAACAGGTAGCGGGGATCCGACAAACCGAAAGCCGATGTACTCTTTTGATAAGTCGACTACTGCCTATAAGATTATTAGTAAACTAGCCCCATTAAGAAAACAAAACCCAGCTCTTGCATATGGGAATACAACTGAACGTTGGGTGAATTCAGATGTCTATATTTACGAACGTAAATTTGGTAACAATGTAGTAGTTACAGCGATCAACCGTGGTTATACAGATTACGAGATTACAGGTCTACAAACCTCTCTACCAGGTGGACCATATTCTGATCAATTAGGTCAGCTACTGGGTGGGAATGAGATTCATGTTAACAGTTCTGGATCTGTAAGTTCATTTAACTTAGGAGCAAGAGAAGCAGCCGTTTGGGAATACACAGAAACATCAACAACTCCGCAAATAGGACATGTCGGTCCTGTAATGGGCCAGGTTGGCCACACTATTACGATAAATGGCGAAGGCTTTGGCGCAACAGAAGGACAAGTCCATTTAGGCTCAGAAAGTGCAACGATTGTCACGTGGAATGATAAAGAAGTTCAATTCACCGTACCTGAGGTTATGGCTGGAAAATATGATGTTACCCTAACAACAGCTGATGGAGCCATAAGTAACAAATTTTCAAATTTTGAGGTATTAACGAACGAGCAAGTATCAGTCCGTTTTGTCGTTAATAATGCAAACACAGAACTTGGATCGAATATTTATTTAGTAGGTAATGTCCACGAGTTAGGAAACTGGGACCCAAATAAAGCTATTGGGCCATTCTTTAATCAAGTAGTTTACAAATATCCAAACTGGTACTATGATGTTAGTGTACCGGCTGATACCAATCTTGAATTTAAATTTATTAAAAAGGATAGTGTTGGTAATGTCGTTTGGGAAAGCGGTATCAATCATGTATATCGTACTCCAGCCTCTGGAACAAGTACGATTTCAGTAGACTGGCAATAA
- a CDS encoding carbohydrate ABC transporter permease — MNGTADNHVSKNNHSPVIAMVLSILFAGLGQIYNRRFLKGVIFALVEVAFIVTMLDSINFGLWGLRTLGTIPGVDHSIRLLVLGVLSLIGIVILGSLYVFNVIDAKRQAQKIQTGWKPKKMRETIRDAYDTTFPYLMTFPGLILMIFVVIFPLLFSILLAFTNYDLYHSPPRNLVEWVGFDNFVNLVTVPIWQETFLSVFSWTIVWTVVSTTLQIAVGLFLALLVNDPRVKFKKLIRTILILPWAVPAFITILIFSAMFNDEFGAINRDIIIPLFGGEGIPWLSDPFYAKIAIIMIQTWLGFPFIFALFTGVLQSISKDWYEAADVDGGTRFQKFRHITLPHVLFATAPLLIMQYAQNFNNFNVIYLFNEGNPPIRGQNAGGTDILISWVYKLTFDTNNYSMAAVVSIIMGVIVSAFAFYQFRQTKSFKEEGEI, encoded by the coding sequence ATGAATGGGACAGCAGACAATCACGTATCTAAAAACAATCATAGCCCAGTTATTGCCATGGTTTTGTCTATATTATTTGCTGGTTTAGGTCAAATATATAACAGACGTTTCCTCAAAGGGGTCATCTTTGCACTTGTTGAAGTCGCTTTTATTGTAACTATGCTAGATTCTATCAATTTTGGGTTATGGGGTCTAAGAACATTAGGGACAATTCCAGGTGTAGATCATTCGATTAGACTTCTGGTTTTAGGTGTACTTTCCCTAATTGGTATCGTTATTTTGGGTAGCTTGTATGTATTTAATGTAATCGATGCTAAAAGACAGGCACAGAAGATTCAGACTGGCTGGAAGCCTAAGAAAATGCGCGAAACGATACGCGATGCTTATGATACTACTTTTCCTTATTTGATGACATTCCCTGGTTTAATATTAATGATATTTGTCGTTATCTTTCCATTGCTATTCTCGATTCTCTTAGCATTCACGAACTACGACCTATACCATTCTCCGCCGAGAAACCTAGTCGAATGGGTTGGATTTGATAATTTTGTAAATTTAGTAACTGTCCCGATCTGGCAAGAGACTTTTTTAAGTGTATTCTCATGGACAATCGTATGGACAGTGGTATCCACTACATTACAAATTGCAGTCGGTCTATTTCTAGCGCTGTTGGTCAATGACCCAAGAGTAAAGTTTAAAAAGCTGATTCGAACCATCTTAATTCTCCCTTGGGCGGTACCAGCTTTTATTACAATTTTAATATTCTCTGCTATGTTCAATGATGAATTCGGAGCGATTAATCGCGATATCATTATCCCGCTCTTTGGTGGTGAAGGCATTCCTTGGTTGAGTGATCCATTTTATGCCAAGATTGCGATCATAATGATTCAAACATGGCTAGGTTTTCCATTTATATTTGCCTTGTTTACTGGTGTTTTACAAAGTATTTCGAAGGACTGGTATGAAGCTGCTGATGTGGATGGAGGGACACGTTTTCAGAAGTTTCGTCATATCACCTTGCCACACGTATTATTCGCAACAGCACCACTGCTTATCATGCAATATGCGCAGAACTTTAACAACTTTAATGTTATTTATTTATTCAACGAAGGTAATCCACCAATTCGAGGGCAGAATGCAGGTGGAACGGATATCTTGATATCTTGGGTTTATAAACTAACCTTTGACACCAATAATTACAGTATGGCAGCAGTTGTTTCTATTATAATGGGAGTCATTGTTTCAGCTTTTGCTTTCTATCAATTTAGACAAACTAAATCATTTAAAGAAGAGGGTGAAATATAA
- a CDS encoding sugar ABC transporter permease, translating into MTQKTKSKLEVAGIYAILAVVFVIIIYPLLWTVGMSLNQGTSLYSSSLIPKNFSLEHYKWLFSAESDYLTWYKNSLIVSVSTALGSVIFTSLVAYAFSRYQFAGRKNGLYVFLLLQMFPVMMAMVALYIFLNMIGLLDSLFGLILIYLGGQIPFNAWLVKGYFDTIPRELDQAARIDGAGHLRVFWSIMLPLAQPILAVVALFNFMTPMFDFLLPSIVLSSESKYTLAVGLFNFINDQFANNFTVFAAGSVLVALPIAAVYLFLQRYLISGLTAGGSKG; encoded by the coding sequence ATGACTCAAAAAACAAAATCAAAATTAGAAGTTGCTGGGATTTACGCGATATTAGCTGTAGTGTTTGTAATCATCATTTATCCATTGTTATGGACGGTTGGAATGTCACTTAACCAAGGAACAAGCCTTTATTCTTCAAGCTTAATCCCAAAGAATTTTTCGTTGGAGCATTATAAATGGCTTTTTAGTGCAGAGAGTGACTATTTAACCTGGTATAAAAACTCGCTAATTGTTTCTGTTAGTACAGCACTAGGTAGTGTGATATTTACTTCCTTAGTAGCCTATGCTTTTTCAAGATATCAATTTGCAGGAAGAAAAAATGGGTTGTACGTGTTCCTGCTTCTTCAAATGTTTCCGGTCATGATGGCAATGGTTGCCTTATACATCTTCTTAAATATGATTGGATTATTAGATAGCTTGTTTGGATTGATCTTGATTTATCTCGGTGGGCAAATTCCATTCAATGCGTGGTTAGTAAAAGGGTATTTCGATACGATTCCACGCGAATTAGATCAGGCAGCAAGAATTGATGGAGCAGGACATTTACGAGTGTTTTGGAGTATTATGCTTCCTTTAGCTCAGCCGATCTTAGCAGTAGTTGCTTTATTTAACTTTATGACACCTATGTTCGATTTCTTGCTTCCTTCGATTGTATTATCAAGTGAAAGTAAATATACATTAGCAGTAGGCTTGTTTAACTTTATAAATGATCAATTTGCGAACAACTTTACAGTCTTTGCAGCAGGATCTGTATTAGTAGCATTACCAATAGCAGCCGTATATCTATTCTTGCAAAGATATCTGATTTCTGGATTAACGGCTGGTGGATCCAAAGGGTAA